A stretch of Lysobacter sp. K5869 DNA encodes these proteins:
- a CDS encoding NAD(P)H-dependent oxidoreductase, with the protein MKLLHIDSSALGANSVTRELSAAVAARWQDDLPGLNVEHLDLDADPIPHLTGRSLAKDDPAESERSERILQQFLEADVIVIGAPMYNFGIPSTLKAWIDRVAVAGKTFRYTANGPEGLAKGKKAIVASGRGGLHSGQPSDFQETYLRHVLGFIGVTDVEFVRAEGVSYSPQHRADALAAAHASIPRPQRLAA; encoded by the coding sequence ATGAAGCTTCTGCACATCGATTCAAGCGCTCTGGGCGCAAATTCCGTGACTCGCGAACTGTCCGCGGCGGTGGCGGCGCGCTGGCAGGACGATCTGCCGGGCCTGAACGTCGAACATCTCGATCTGGACGCCGACCCGATCCCCCATCTTACCGGGCGTTCCCTGGCAAAGGACGATCCGGCCGAATCCGAGCGATCCGAGCGCATCCTGCAACAATTCCTGGAAGCCGACGTGATCGTGATCGGCGCGCCGATGTACAACTTCGGCATCCCTTCGACGCTGAAAGCGTGGATCGACCGCGTGGCGGTGGCCGGCAAGACCTTCCGCTATACCGCCAATGGCCCGGAAGGCCTGGCCAAGGGCAAGAAGGCCATCGTCGCCAGCGGCCGCGGCGGCCTGCACAGCGGCCAGCCGAGCGACTTCCAGGAGACCTATCTGCGCCACGTGCTGGGCTTCATCGGCGTCACCGATGTGGAATTCGTGCGCGCCGAGGGCGTGTCGTATTCGCCGCAGCACCGCGCCGACGCGCTGGCCGCGGCGCATGCCTCGATTCCGCGGCCGCAGCGTCTGGCGGCCTGA